TACAGTCAAAGCACCAACTTCACGAGCACATTCAGCTACAATTGGAGCACCACCTGTACCTGTTCCGCCACCCATACCAGCTGTAACGAAAATCATGTCTGCCCCCTGTAAAGCTTTCATGATATCATCACGGTTTTCTTGAGCTGCTTTTTCACCAACTTCTGGTCTTGCACCTGCACCAAGTCCACGAGTTAATTTTTCGCCAATTTGTATGCGATTTTGTGCCATTGCATGTACTAATGCCTGAGCGTCTGTATTTATTGCTACAAATTCTACACCTTTCAAACCAGATGCAATCATTCTATTAACAGCGTTATTTCCACCGCCACCTACGCCAACTACCTTTATTTTGGCGATAGGCTCCATCTCTTGGTCCAATTCAAACACTATAGTAACCTCCATTACCCATTATTTTAAATCAATATGATATTATTTCAGAAATAATTTACTTAATCATTATTTGCTTAATTATTAATTATATACCAAAATAAACATTTAGCCAATATTTTAGTATGTTATTTACTGAACAACATTATTTATTTAATACATAAAACTATTCACTTATTAAATAGCATTATTCACTTACTATATATCATTATTTATTTAACACATACAGCTTAACTATATCTAAATCTTGTAACAATTTAAAACCAAGCGCTAATAAAACTACATAATATAAATCCAAACCTAAACAATCACCTATAAAGACGAAAATTATTGCTACAAATATATTTATAAAAAAACCATATATAAATAAATGACTTTTGAAATCTTTCTTTATAAGCATTCGTACGCCTTTAACTACAGATTCAATTCCAGCTAAAATGGCTACTGAAAATAATTTACTACATTCTACTGGAATGACTACAGGTACAAAATAACCAATTAAGCCACCAAGTAAACTAGCAACTATACACAAAATAAGAACTTTCTTCATATCAGCTAATCTCCAATATCTATCCATCTACTGCTCCAAAGCTGTAACATATTTAAATTGTACTGCACCTTTATAAGCTGGTATTATTATATTTTCATCTTTATGAACATTTAATTGTATACCCCAAACACTAAGACTTTCTGCTACACCGCCTCGCATTTTAATAGCGTTTTCCATATTTTTAGCATTACCTATCGCTTTTATCTCATACGGTGCTGATATACGTGTATTATTTATAGAAATAGTTGGTCCTGCACATCGTATTTCAGATGTAGAAATTAAACGTTGTTCGTTTATAGCAATGGCTTCTGCTCCTGCTGCACGCAACTCATTGATAACTTTTAAAACATCTTCATCATGAATGATATACAAATTAGTATTATCTGTTGAAGATATCATTTTTTTACTATCTTCTATTTCAAGCACTACACCTGGTCCTTTTACTGCTGTTGTTCCTGCCAGTAAATTTATTTTTTCTGGAACCTTATCATGCATATCAGTATTTTCTTTTAATCTAGCCAATTCAACTTTTAAGGCATCACGTTCTTTTTCTGTACTCAATAATATATCAGACAACTGCTCTATACGCTGATACTGTGTAGAAGATTTTAAATTATCCTGTGTAGTTCTAATCTGTACAGCTATCATAAATCCCAGCAAAAAGCATATACAAATTATTGAAAAAAAACTTTTATTTTGCATCATAAAATTCCTCATTGTTTAATCTTCAACACCGGTCTTGAATAACTCAAATCTATATATTCAACAGGAATAGTTGTTGTACTCATATCTTTAAAAATTTCTTGTGTCTTTTCTGCTATTTTTTCAACATCTTCTAAATTTCCTAGAATGATTTTTGTCCCCTTTACTGTATATAATTCAATATGTTCTTTATCTGCAATATTTACTTGTCTAATTTGACTTAAAACTTCATTATTTAATAAACCTAAATACACCAATATTTTTTTTACAGTATCATCATTTATACTATCACCAATATAAACATCTTGCAAAACCATTCCTGTTATCACAGGTTTTTGAATTTTTTTTGCATCAGTATATATATCTATAACAACACTATTTTTATCTAAATTAACATAACCATAATTACAATTCATCACGGCTACAGGTAATCTTTCAGTAATCTCTATATTTAAGCAGTTAGGAAAATCTCTCCATACTTTTGCAGTATCTATACGCAAATCATTTTGTAAATAATCTTGAATTACATCCGTCTGTACAGAGAAAATATTGAGTGGTTCTTTTATTCTAGCTATCTGCAATACATCTTCTCGTGGCAAATATGAATTTCCTGTTACTTTTACATAACCAATTTTTAATAGTGGCGAATTAATTATAAATATCAGCATTAATATAGAAAAGAGGCCTATTAGACCTCTCACTATATTGCGCTTTGAAATAAATTGTCTTGATTTACCCGGATTTTTCGACATAAAAAGCGCTCCTTATTATTTTTCCACCGCCATTTGTAAAATCATTTCACATAATGTAGCAAAATCAATACCTATTGATTGAGCTGCATCTGGTACTAATGAAGTTTCTGTCATACCCGGTACAGAATTAATTTCCAAAGCGTATGGAATATCATCTTCACTGAGCATTACATCAACGCGAACCATACCTTTACAATCTGCTACAGTACAAGCATCAATACATAATTTTTGAACTTCTGCAGTTACTTTTTCACTGAGTGGAGCTGGAATTATATGGTGTGATTCACCTTTTGTATATTTACTTTTATAATCATATCTGCCAGAATTTGTCGTGATTTCGATAATCGGTAAAGTTTTCTTTTCATCATTGCCATAAACAGGAATGGAAAGTTCTCTACCTTTGATAAATTCTTCTATGAGTATTACATCATCGTATTTAAAGGAATTTTCTAAAGCTGCTTTTAATTCTTCTGCTTTTTCTACGATTTCCACACCGATACTAGAACCTTGAGAAGCCGCTTTTACGACAACAGGCAAAGAAAATTCTTTTATAATTTCATCAGTTAAATTATTATTTAAATCTCTTTTGCGCAAAAATCTACTTTTTGGTGTAGATATACCAGCCGAACGGAATAAATGTTTCGTTGCAACTTTATCCATAGTTACAGCACTGGATAATACGCCACTGCTTGTATATGGCATATTAATCATATCAAGGGCTGCTGCTATTTTACCATCTTCACCGTACTTTCCGTGTACAGCATTAAACACTATATCACATTTACTGCGTTTAATATCTTCTACTAAAGTTTCTGGTACAAATTCCATACCTTCAGCATTATAACCTTTATTTTTAAGTGCTTTTAAAATAGCATTACCTGTAAGTCTGGAAATTTCTGCTTCGCTAGATGGGCCACCCATCAATACGATAATTTTATTGAAATTCATCTTTAAAACTCCTCTATTCATGTTTAAACTCATCAGCTAAAGTTTCTCCAACAGTATAAATATTTCCTGCTCCCATAGTGATGATTAAATCGCCTTTTTGCGTATTATTTTTCAACCAAGGTGCTATATCTGCTAATTTTTCAATATACACAGCATCAACACCAGTCTGTTTTTTAACTTCATCAACTATAGTTTTTCCGCTGATACCTGGGATAGGGTCTTCACTAGCTGCATAGATATCTGTCAAAATCAAAACATCTGCACCTTTAAAGCAAGAGCCAAATTCTTCACGTAAAAGCTTAGTTCTTGTATAGCGATGTGGCTGAAATGCTACGACTAAACGATTTGGTTTTGTCTGTTTTGCTGCTTTAATAGTTGTCTGAATTTCTGTAGGATGATGTGCATAATCATCTACAATCCATACATCACTATTTCTGAATTTAGTTTGGAAACGGCGTTTTGTGCCTGCAAATGCAGCAAAACCATCAGCAATTTCCTGCATGGATAAGCCGAGTTGTCTGCACACAGCGATTGTAGCTAAAGCGTTTAATACATTGTGACGACCTGGTACATTAACTGTGACTTTACCAAGATTTTCACCTTTATATACCACACTAAATGTTGTATGCGGTCCATCTGTCATAATATCTGTAGCTGTGTAATCAGCTTCATGTTCTAAAGCATAAGAAATGTATTTGCGGTCAACTTTTGGCGCGATATTTCTGATGTTTTCATTATCAAAGCAAAGTACAGCTAAGCCATTTTCTTTATCCAAGTTCTGTATAAACTGCACGAAAGCTTTAATGATGTTTTCCATTGAACCGTAATGGTCCATATGGTCATCTTCAATATTTGTAACAACAGATATATGTGGATAAAATTTTAGGAATGAACCATCACTTTCATCTGCTTCTGCTACGAGATAATCAGATTTACCGAGTTTTGCATTGCCGTCTAAATAATCAACAAAACCACCGATTATGATTGTTGGGTCCACTTTGGCATGTTCTAAAACTACGCTAATCATAGAAGATGTAGTAGTTTTACCATGTGCACCTGCTACTGCGATGCCTTTTACTGCGTTTAATAAGTAAGCTAAAATATCGGAACGATGGAATATTTTAAGTCCAAGTTTTTTTGCTTGTACAAGTTCTGGATTATCTTGATGAATAGCAGAAGATAATACGATAGCTTCTTTGCCTTCTACATTAGAAGCATTATGTCCTTTGTAAATAACTGCACCTTTAGAGCGTAATTTTTTTACAACTTCTGAATCACTTAAATCAGAACCAGAAATTTCATATCCTTTATCGAGCATTACTTCGGCAATGGCACTCATGCCTACTCCGCCAATACCAACAAAATGTAATTTCTTTATATTTTCAAGCACCTAATAAGACACCCCTTATCTATTTATCTTTTATTTCTAGCTAAATCTACAATCATTTCAGCTATAGTCTGAGCTGCATTTGGTTTACCCATATTGCGACTAGCTTCAGCCATTTCTTGTAACTTATTTTCGCTAGATAACATTTCTTCTAATGTTTTAATCAATTTTTCGCCAGTTAAATCTTTATTTAAAATAACTTTACTAGCGCCATTTTTTTCCAATTCACGCGCATTGAATTCTTGATGATTTTCTGCTGCAAATGGATATGGAATTAAAACAGAAGGTACACCACGCGCTGTAAGTTCAGCAAGGCTTGTAGCTCCAGCACGGAAAACAGCTATATCAGCTGCTGCCAAAGCTTTTGGCATATCATACAAATATGGATATACTGAAAGATTATCCGTCTTCTGCCAATCAATGCCCATTTTTTCCAAGCCATCGATTACAAAATCATATTCTGTTTTGCCTGTAACATGCATGATTTGCACGCGGTAATTATTAGCAAAATGTTTATGAACTTCTAGCATTGCTTTATTAATGCTATGCGCTCCACGGCTACCACCTGAAACTAAGACAGTTTTTTTAGACGGGTCTAAGGAAAATTCCATAAGTCCTTCATCGCGTGTGCTCAATAAGATATCATCACGAATTGGATTGCCTGTAAAAACTGTTTTTTCAGCAGAAAAATGTTTAGCAGCGCGTTCATAACCAACAGCTATTTTATTTACAAATTTAGCTAAAATTTTATTAGTAACACCAGGTATTGCATTTTGTTCCTGTATGAGTGCTGGCACTCCCATAAGTGCTGAAGCCATTAAAATAGGACCACATACATAACCGCCAGTACCTACAGCAACATCTGGTTTAAAACTTTTAACTATTTGACGCGCTTTGACCATACTTCCTAAAGCTTTGCCTAAAACAGCAAAATTTTTCATAGTCAAATGGCGTTCAAAACCACTTATTTCTAATGTGGCAAAAGGAATTTTTTCACGTGGTATAATATCCGCTTCTAAACCTTTTTTTGTACCTACATACAAAAATTCTGCATCAGGTACTAATTTTTTTATATTATTTATCAAAGTAATTGCCGGATAAATATGACCACCTGTGCCACCACCGGATACAATTATTCTCATCTATTTTCCTCTTTCGATTTATTTCAATTCATTTACGATACGTTTGAAATCACGACCACGAGCTTCATAACCATCGTACATATCAAAACTTGCACAAGCTGGAGATAAAAGTACTACTTGTGGTGCTTTTGCCATATCATGTGCTAATTCTACAGCTTTTTCCATTGAATAACCTGCTTTATAGATATTTACAGCTGGATATTTATGTTTTAAAGCTTCTGCTTCAAAACGAGCTGTAGCATCGCCTACTAAAATCAATTTATCTACATGTTCATTTACAAGTGCATAAAATTCATCAAGCGGTGTCTTTTTATCATCGCCACCAGCAATCAAAATAATATGTTCAAATGTGCCAATAGCTTTATTAGCTGCTTCTGGATTTGTTGCTTTAGAATCATTGTAGTAAGTTACACCGTTTAAAGTTCTAACCGGTTCAATACGATGTTCTACTGGAGCAAAATCTTTTAATACTTGTGCCATTTTAACTGTATCGCCACCTGCTAAAAATGCAAGTGATACTGCTGCAAGTGCATTTTCAATATTATGAGCACCTTTTATCTGCATTTCATCTACTTTGCAAATTGCATGCAACATGCCATGCCAACGAATTACAAGTTGTCCATCTTTAACAAATGCACCTTCCTCTAATTCCTGGCTACTGCTGAAAAAGCAAATGGTGCTTTTAGCACGTTGTGCCATGGAGCGAGTGCGTTCATCATCATAATTCAATACGAGAAAATCATCTTTCGTATGATGAGCGAATACTTTTTCTTTTTCTGCCTGATAAACATCCATTGTTTTATGACGAGCTAAATGGTCTGGTGTAACATTTAAAATAGCCGCACCTTTTGTTGTAAATTCACTGGAAGCTTCCATTTGATAACTGGAAATTTCTGCTACGATACAACCATCTTCACCGATGCGATAGCATTCTTCACAAAGCGGTGTACCAATATTACCACCTACACCGACATTATTTTTACCGTAAATAGTTTTCATAAGTTCGCCCAATAACATTGTTGTTGTCGTCTTGCCGTTTGTACCTGTTACAGCAAAAATAGGTGCTTTAGCTAATTTATAAGCAAATTCAACTTCACTTATGATTGGCACACTCTGTCCTACTTTTTCAAAAATAGGAATGTGACGCGGTACAGCAGGAGAAATAATCACTAAATCTGCATCTTTAAATAAAGCTTCTGTCTGTTTGCCTAATACTATTTCTACTCCTGCATCTCTAAGTGGTTTTAAATCATGTTTTTGGTCTACATTTTCATTTGCATCGCTCATGATTACAGTAGCACCGAGTTTTTTGGCCAATTTAGCAGCTGCAAAACCACTGATACCAGCACCAACTACAATAACTTTTTTACCAGTCAAATCCATTTTTTATCTACCTCGAAAAATTTTATTTAATTATATCAGATATTCAAAATACACTTTTATAATAATATTACTTATCCATGCCTTTAATCAACGTCAAATGATATATTATTGTTAATCAATCATATAATAACAAAATAATTCATTAATCTAGCTAAAATGCAATGTGAGCATAGCCAATACACAAAATACGAGTTCTGCTGTCCAGAAGCTCCATACTACACGTGTTTCAGACCAACCTTTAAGTTCAAAATGATGATGAATAGGACTCATTAAAAATACACGTTTACCTGTTGTTTTAAATGAAGTTACTTGGATTATAACAGATAAAGTTTCAATAACGAATAAACCACCCAAGATGATAAGCAATAATTCTGTTTTAGTTAAAATGCCAAGTGCCGCCAAAACACCACCGAGCGCTAAAGAGCCTGTATCACCCATGAATACTTTTGCAGGATGATAATTAAATTTCAAAAAGGCTACGCAAGCACCGAAACAAGCAAAACTAAAAATAGCTAAATTGATTTTGCCAAAATACAAGCAAACAGCTACAAAACCGAGTGAAGCTACAGCCATTGAACCTGCAGCCAAGCCATCAAGTCCATCAGTTAAATTAACAGCGTTTGTCGTACCAACAAGCACACCGATTACAAGTACATAATAAAACCAGCCAATATCATATGATTTACCGATAAATGGTATCCATACATCTTGTGTAAGGCCTGTATAATTTACACCTATATACGTTACGATTAATGCAATGACAAGTTGTCCCAAAAATTTTTGCTTTGCTTTAAGACCAAGATTGCGTTTTAAAACTACTTTAATATAATCATCTAAAAATCCTAATACGAAATGACCGAGCATAACAAATAAAGCTAAGCCCATTTCAATAGTTAAATCAGCAAAAATCAAAGTCGCTATAGTAATACCAGCAATAATCATGATACCGCCCATAGTAGGTGTACCAGATTTTACCTGATGACTTTTTGGGCCTTCTTCACGAATACTTTGTCCAAATTTTAATTTATGTAATTCAGGTATTAAAAAAGGACCCATAACTAATACTATGAGGGCAGCAGCAATTGCTGCCCCAAACATATTGATATTAAAAATATCCATCATTTATATTCATTCTCCAGTAATTCAATTATTTTTTCCATATGCATGCCATGAGAGCCTTTAAATAATACAGTATCATCTTTCTGCAATACTTTTTTCAGTGTTGCAACTGCTTCTTCATGATTTGCACATTCATAAACTTCTGGTATACCGATTTCACGTGCTTTACGTGCAGTATTTTGAGTGAGCGTACCTCTTGTAACGATTATGGATACGCCAGCTTCTTTTGCTTGAACAGCTATATCTTCATGTGCTTTTACTTCTACACTGCCGAGTTCAAACATATCACCCATGACAAGAATTTTACGTCCATCAGTTACTTTTGCTAAATTGCTCAATGCAGCTTTTGTAGACATTGGGCTAGCATTATATGCGTCGTTGATTACGTTGAAATCGCCAACTTTTTTATATTCAAAGCGCATAGCAGTCGGTTTAAAGGAAGCTAAACCTTTTTGCATTTCTTCAATTGTAAGGCCACAAGCATATCCTACAGCTAAAGCAGCTAAGCAATTATATACATTGTGAATGCCAAGCATATTAAGTGTAAAATGTGCCATATTTTCGCCTATAAATGCATCAAATTCTGTCTTGCCTTCG
The window above is part of the Megamonas hypermegale genome. Proteins encoded here:
- a CDS encoding small basic family protein translates to MDRYWRLADMKKVLILCIVASLLGGLIGYFVPVVIPVECSKLFSVAILAGIESVVKGVRMLIKKDFKSHLFIYGFFINIFVAIIFVFIGDCLGLDLYYVVLLALGFKLLQDLDIVKLYVLNK
- a CDS encoding DUF881 domain-containing protein — its product is MMQNKSFFSIICICFLLGFMIAVQIRTTQDNLKSSTQYQRIEQLSDILLSTEKERDALKVELARLKENTDMHDKVPEKINLLAGTTAVKGPGVVLEIEDSKKMISSTDNTNLYIIHDEDVLKVINELRAAGAEAIAINEQRLISTSEIRCAGPTISINNTRISAPYEIKAIGNAKNMENAIKMRGGVAESLSVWGIQLNVHKDENIIIPAYKGAVQFKYVTALEQ
- a CDS encoding cell division protein FtsQ/DivIB — its product is MLIFIINSPLLKIGYVKVTGNSYLPREDVLQIARIKEPLNIFSVQTDVIQDYLQNDLRIDTAKVWRDFPNCLNIEITERLPVAVMNCNYGYVNLDKNSVVIDIYTDAKKIQKPVITGMVLQDVYIGDSINDDTVKKILVYLGLLNNEVLSQIRQVNIADKEHIELYTVKGTKIILGNLEDVEKIAEKTQEIFKDMSTTTIPVEYIDLSYSRPVLKIKQ
- a CDS encoding D-alanine--D-alanine ligase family protein, with translation MNFNKIIVLMGGPSSEAEISRLTGNAILKALKNKGYNAEGMEFVPETLVEDIKRSKCDIVFNAVHGKYGEDGKIAAALDMINMPYTSSGVLSSAVTMDKVATKHLFRSAGISTPKSRFLRKRDLNNNLTDEIIKEFSLPVVVKAASQGSSIGVEIVEKAEELKAALENSFKYDDVILIEEFIKGRELSIPVYGNDEKKTLPIIEITTNSGRYDYKSKYTKGESHHIIPAPLSEKVTAEVQKLCIDACTVADCKGMVRVDVMLSEDDIPYALEINSVPGMTETSLVPDAAQSIGIDFATLCEMILQMAVEK
- the murC gene encoding UDP-N-acetylmuramate--L-alanine ligase — protein: MLENIKKLHFVGIGGVGMSAIAEVMLDKGYEISGSDLSDSEVVKKLRSKGAVIYKGHNASNVEGKEAIVLSSAIHQDNPELVQAKKLGLKIFHRSDILAYLLNAVKGIAVAGAHGKTTTSSMISVVLEHAKVDPTIIIGGFVDYLDGNAKLGKSDYLVAEADESDGSFLKFYPHISVVTNIEDDHMDHYGSMENIIKAFVQFIQNLDKENGLAVLCFDNENIRNIAPKVDRKYISYALEHEADYTATDIMTDGPHTTFSVVYKGENLGKVTVNVPGRHNVLNALATIAVCRQLGLSMQEIADGFAAFAGTKRRFQTKFRNSDVWIVDDYAHHPTEIQTTIKAAKQTKPNRLVVAFQPHRYTRTKLLREEFGSCFKGADVLILTDIYAASEDPIPGISGKTIVDEVKKQTGVDAVYIEKLADIAPWLKNNTQKGDLIITMGAGNIYTVGETLADEFKHE
- the murG gene encoding undecaprenyldiphospho-muramoylpentapeptide beta-N-acetylglucosaminyltransferase gives rise to the protein MRIIVSGGGTGGHIYPAITLINNIKKLVPDAEFLYVGTKKGLEADIIPREKIPFATLEISGFERHLTMKNFAVLGKALGSMVKARQIVKSFKPDVAVGTGGYVCGPILMASALMGVPALIQEQNAIPGVTNKILAKFVNKIAVGYERAAKHFSAEKTVFTGNPIRDDILLSTRDEGLMEFSLDPSKKTVLVSGGSRGAHSINKAMLEVHKHFANNYRVQIMHVTGKTEYDFVIDGLEKMGIDWQKTDNLSVYPYLYDMPKALAAADIAVFRAGATSLAELTARGVPSVLIPYPFAAENHQEFNARELEKNGASKVILNKDLTGEKLIKTLEEMLSSENKLQEMAEASRNMGKPNAAQTIAEMIVDLARNKR
- the murD gene encoding UDP-N-acetylmuramoyl-L-alanine--D-glutamate ligase — its product is MDLTGKKVIVVGAGISGFAAAKLAKKLGATVIMSDANENVDQKHDLKPLRDAGVEIVLGKQTEALFKDADLVIISPAVPRHIPIFEKVGQSVPIISEVEFAYKLAKAPIFAVTGTNGKTTTTMLLGELMKTIYGKNNVGVGGNIGTPLCEECYRIGEDGCIVAEISSYQMEASSEFTTKGAAILNVTPDHLARHKTMDVYQAEKEKVFAHHTKDDFLVLNYDDERTRSMAQRAKSTICFFSSSQELEEGAFVKDGQLVIRWHGMLHAICKVDEMQIKGAHNIENALAAVSLAFLAGGDTVKMAQVLKDFAPVEHRIEPVRTLNGVTYYNDSKATNPEAANKAIGTFEHIILIAGGDDKKTPLDEFYALVNEHVDKLILVGDATARFEAEALKHKYPAVNIYKAGYSMEKAVELAHDMAKAPQVVLLSPACASFDMYDGYEARGRDFKRIVNELK
- the mraY gene encoding phospho-N-acetylmuramoyl-pentapeptide-transferase, whose translation is MMDIFNINMFGAAIAAALIVLVMGPFLIPELHKLKFGQSIREEGPKSHQVKSGTPTMGGIMIIAGITIATLIFADLTIEMGLALFVMLGHFVLGFLDDYIKVVLKRNLGLKAKQKFLGQLVIALIVTYIGVNYTGLTQDVWIPFIGKSYDIGWFYYVLVIGVLVGTTNAVNLTDGLDGLAAGSMAVASLGFVAVCLYFGKINLAIFSFACFGACVAFLKFNYHPAKVFMGDTGSLALGGVLAALGILTKTELLLIILGGLFVIETLSVIIQVTSFKTTGKRVFLMSPIHHHFELKGWSETRVVWSFWTAELVFCVLAMLTLHFS